The window ttctgtGCTTCCCCTCCCGGACAGTTGTTACAAAATGTACCCAATTCCTTTAATTTCCTGCTGAGATTACAAGTGCAGAATTTTGAATTTTAGCTAAACGCACACATTATTATTCTATTCTCACCTGCCAAATTCCATTGGTTGTGCAGCTCGCTTCTCTTCCTCCTTTCGcctccccctttttctttttcgCTTTCCTTCCTCCACCTGCCGGTCATCCTCCTCATCTTCTTCCAGCTCACACAGAACTTTATGTTGGGCTTTCCTGCGGCTACTCCTCCTTTCTATGCCAGTGCGGGAAGGCAGAGGAAGGTCTGGAGTGGCTGGTCTGGCCAGCTCTACTGTTCCTCCTATCAGACCTCCAGTGTGCATCCTTTCCCGCTTCATCTTACTAATGCTGCCGATGGAGTTCAGGATGACCGTTGCACCAGTTGTGTAGTGAGGAGACCCTCCACGATCCCCACCAAGACTTCCCGTGCTCAGAACGGGCTTAAATCCAGGAAATGCTGTCCGAGCACGGGGTGACGTGATGGCTGAAAAGTCCAATGGCCGCACACGGACCCGCTGGAACAGAAAGAACGTGTCTGGAGAATGAGTTGGAGAGAAGGATGGGGAGGTTCTTTCTTGGAAGCGCAGAAGGTCTCCATCTGACAGTTCCATCCTCTGACCACGCTGAAGGTGAATCTCATTAATGTAAATTCCTAAAGAgcgaagaaaaaacaaaaagagaagatGTCTAAGTAAGCAAAATGATACATCTACacaatttttttagtatattattaaaaaattcctaaaaagatGGCACAAACGACTTCCTAATGGAGCAAGTAAACATCAACACATCAAACAAGCAGCAGTCAGGGCAACGTGACAGGCTCTCTGGATACAGAATTCTATAATGATGGATAGATATTCACCCTATTCATTCCTCAGTTCATATGTAAGATCACTAAGAAATACCCAAAGCCTGGGAGAACATGTGATCAATTCTTCTTCCAAGGATGCAGTGCTCTCCAGAGGTCAACAGCCAGGCCCTGTCCTTCGTAAACTCCAACATGGAGGCTTACATTTGGCACTCTTGAAGGCAGTGGAAAAAAATGGCGGAGGTAACCATCAGTAGGCTTGGATGCCTACTAAAAAGAATCTGAAAGTTTGAGCTTTGTGCAGAGCTTTCACTCAATGTTCCTAAAATCAAAAAGTGGGTATGTAGAGCAATCAATATATTGGCGTGCTATATCAACAGAGACTATTAGCTTGCCTTGCTCTTTATAAGAAAATAACCTATTCTGGCAGGGTTTGGCAGaagcaaaaagattaaaaaacaaaaatgtgttatggTTAATATAGGTGTAATTATACTACAGcacaaacatgggggaaccccaaAATagctttcagggaaccccttctataattaatataaccacagctcacagtatattagagcggtgatcagtgggaagaatgcctcttacattgctggccattgggaagaatgtcaaccctacagagagccaaaaagatcattggtgtgacttaaactgacctaagaagcacaaactgctcattgaacCCCCataaacctctggaggaaccctggttgagaaactctgctatacaaaggtgaaaaaaaagataaggaaaaaCACACATATAGGGTTGTATCCACGGATGACAATCAGAACTCCCTTTTAAAGTCAGACTATCAAAGGATGGATTTTGATTCATAGGCCGGGTTACTAAACTTGGCttgctgtattgtttttatttggatGCCCCTTTAACGACATGCAAGACTACTGATTCATGAAATCCATAAGAGGctgtatagcaggggtgtcaaactctggcccacaggccaaatttggccctgaaggacctttttttttgccccccctaAGAATTCCAAAAAtcaactacatctggcccgcctgcccgagttactacctcacatcatcattttcaatacatagacattatttctgtttacccatcatgtgacacaaagcctaggcaatgatcacatggtgcctgactaccaggggcattgtgtttgtttcaatctattagagactgcatagtgtaatatttagtgtcagtcaaacttgtgatgtgagaggatgaacaacacacagcctgcatagatagatagaaattagcattttcaaccctaaagtgtgtgtagaagggtttgtttttgttagttctggatgaagtagtaaactctctcaaatttttcaataaatttaatcaaataaaataGTTTGGCCCCAGACTTGGTCTACATTTTTAATTCCGGCCCTCTGTATATTTGAGATTGACTCCCCTGCTGTAGAGGATCCAAGCCAAGTAATCAGATCAGACAGAGCCACCAAATGGATGCACACCAAACAATAATAGGATCGCTACAAAACTGGGAGGATATAGATAAGGGATGTCCAATCGCagtccttaaagcagacctaaactcaaaattttttctttatacaaaacaGATGTCTTTTATGTGAAGTTAtaattgcctttaaaaaaaatgcaacacgcAGAAAAAGCCTCTTCTTtaatgggtgaaaaaaaaatgacaatttcatGCATTTGCAGTTGGATCGGCTCTCTTTTACCCCCCCTCcccatgtcacccaatctcatgtcTGTACGAGGTTGGGTGATGTATGAAAAAGAAGTAAGGAgaccaaagaagatggcagcgcccggcacTTCCTCCACACCGGGCCGACGCGGGATCTAATCTAGGAAACTTTACATGGATCTACAGATCTTCAGGATTAAATGcaagtatgatttttttcattttagtttatttctgttttaggaaCTAAATATTTGACCGCGCTGAATCTGCACACTGATGGAGCATTGTACATAGAGCACTGTTCTACTCTATATAGAGGGGAGGACGATGGAGCGACACCCCACTGCactttccctttcattacgatcattcatcgtttgtggatctgcagGACTGTTGTCTGGATGACTAGCGCGGTACACACGCCAGATACTCAGCCCTGAGGCGCTCATCgaaggagaatcatctgacgtgtgtagccTAGGTCTGGTGTTGGACTTATAGATCACCAAGCCACAGTGGGAATGGCCATTAACAGACGATGGGGCTGAAGAAGACCACAAAACATGGACCAAAACAGAACTGTCCATCacagtttctcaacctttttaacatgggggaacccttgaaataccccATCTTcaggatcccctgctataattactatagccatagctcacagtacattagtatggtcagtgggaggaatgcctcttacattgctggccagggggatTAAAGTCACATATATCAAATTGATatcaaagcagacctaaactgaggAAACAAAAAACTCACCAGGAGGTATTGCTATATGACAAAAGAGGCAGAAAGGTCAAATAACCAACtttttgtggctttttgtttcGGCTCTGAACTACACAGCACATACCCCTGTAGTTTAGAGCTGGGCTCTTTGCGTTGTCACCATACACAGGAAGCCACGGGGGATAATATACCTCCTGAGCATGCGCCATCGTCCAATCAGCAAGGAGGATCGCCGTCTCCATAGAattcaggattgcaaatggcggCGCCCAGGCTGCAAGGTgacagcacaaggtaagtatgtgccacaTACCTGACAATTATAGCAGAGGCGAACCACTCACCGACctttaatctgacctgagaggcacaaattgcaatttctggaggaaccctgatgtAATAATAAACGACCAGGTTTTACAagagatctgattggctgctgtggatAACGGCTGCATTGTATTCCCGTTATTCTAGCACAGGAGGAAATTTAGAATGGAGAGTAAGAATGGCCAATGGACAACACAGGACAGGTAACGGACATAAGGAGCCAAGACACACATAGACACATGAAGATAATCACCAGAACCGCTGCAGCTCTCCAGGTTGACCCGCCAATCTCCCCCGAGCTCTCGTTCCGCATGGATCTCTGCCTGGACACGGTTCTTCCCCGGCAAGGGAACGTCACACAGGTCATGGCGGGCTCCCAGCCGATAGACACATCGAGGAGAGTCGGGCAGGAAGGTGTAGAGATCTTGGGAAGTCGTGCTGGTTGCATTGCAGGCTGTTGTCGCGTCTGAACCCATCCGCAGCAGCTGGAAGCATGGCTGGATTTGGGACATGGAGGCCTCTGACCCCACCATGACAGCTGGGTGACACTCCAATGGTCTTTATGACCCCCAATGCTCCTAAAATTACACCTCACCCTATAACCCAAGCGACCCCCAAGGGGGCTTCCTGCAAGCTTTGACCTTAGAGAATCCTGGCTCACCTACACTGACCTTTGCCCCTCAAATCCCTAACATGACCTTTGCCCCATAACACTGATATTGCACCCCAAGTATAAAGTGGGCGTGGCTCCACTTTACGGTGACGTCACTAGATTTTATCACATTGACCCCAGATCTGATCTAAGGATCCCCTCCCTGTGGAATCCACCTCCTCAGATTACCCTCCACCTAAAGATAGGAGGGTGAGGAGACACCGGCCGTGACGTCACTGCGGTCACGGAGCCACCGCTAACACCTGAGCTCACCAGCGCCGGGATCGCGGCGGGAAAACTGGAGGAAGGAAGCGCGCCTTTGAAATTTGGCGCGGTTTCCCCACCTAGGTCTTGTCCCCTCGACAAAACCACACCCACTCTCAGGCAATTGCAATGCAAGCGGCTGATAATGACCACGCCTGCTAAAGTGTGATTGGACTAAAGAACCGCGACTTTTCCCTATGCCCCGCAGACTGAGGCGGTGCTAAGGGATTTCCGCTGTGATTGGCTAGCCTTGTCTTGGAGCGTGATTGGGCCGTATTGGGTGTGACGTTTGCTCAGTTAGCTCGTTGAATTTGCTGACACGTTTGATTGAATAAACTTTATTGACACGAGCAAAGTGCCCAGCGTTGTCAACGTGTGGCCTCGGTTGCTAAGGGAAGATGTAATGACGGGTTAGTTCCCGGGCTTGTGGGCCGCCTGTGTACTGTGAAGGAGGGATAGACAGGACACGGTAACTATATACAGACAGGAGGGCACTTGGAAGGTAAGAGAAAACAGTATCTTTATTATTCTCTATAACATATGTGCAGCAATTTCCCTTGGTAACCGAACTGTAGTGCGGGATAAATGCCATTAATAACAGGCGTGCAGCCAATGGCATAccagcattagttttttttttccacctggtGCTTCTACCAGTAACGTgacccagggtgacaacactaactTAGCATGCTGTATAGaaaagcaatgttgtcaccctatcacaggaCTGCCTCTTTCCTTTTACCCCATACAGGGGAGTTGTTAGTCCAGAGAAGGACCTGACAATGATCAGAAtgcagcacaggaagttatccCAGATGAAGGCATTCTTCcgactgaccaccatgctaatatactgtgagctgtggatatagtaattatagccggggatccctgacagttttttttaaaggttcccccatgtaaaaaaaggttgagTAAGGCTGCCTGGACCCTTCCGACCAATGTATGCGGTTTAATAAATCACACGCCATTGTCCAATGGCAGCGGTAAAGACTgactgggagcacagagcctcccgaaATACTCGCATCAAGCATCCCATTAGGCTCCTGGCTGCACCTTCTACGTGTGTCCAATCTCGGGCATGCCCAGAGGAGGCTTTTTCATAAATGGCAAAAAATGCCAATCACATACGCTTTTCTCATTTACAACAGGCTGCGTCACCTCATCTTGCAGTATGTGCAGTGCAGGTGACGTAGCTAGAAGATGATGGCGAGGAATGGAAggaacccaatccaggaaagctccagagggacctgcaaaagtaaagtttaagtttaaactaaaaaaaaaaaagaagacacttACTTtaaatcccacagatccctcaatggcgctggtccttcccatgatctggTCCCGctttgtcctggaattcctctgtGTCTCGGCACAGAGGCGCAATTTTCGTgcaaggcactgccatcttcagtcttctgaCGCCTTTTTCGGTCTTCTTGCTATGTTACCCATccttgcacaggtgcaagattgggtgacgtagccactataaagaggaaaaaaaagagagacgatctcactgcgcttgcgtgggatcaacatctctttccccttggaggaaaagatgcctcttctgcgcatgcgtgagatcagagAATGCGcagaggagcagccagagcctccggggatgcatCTTgtgggtatcctgggaggctctccACAGCGATTAACACTTAAAAGAGCAgtgctgcacccccttttttttaaaaaaaaaagggtcgtTGCGTTATTACTtcatatagaagggttgtctatccttctatgtaaagaacaaatgttgagtttaggtacgctttaattgtCGAATGAACCGGATttgtttcaggtttgcaggatcagccaggtcctcccatgatagtctattttcagCAGTCTGTGTGTTCTGTGTTGCCCAGAGGCACAGGTATATTTTGGTGTGTGTCATGGTGTAATATCACGCAGGTCTGGTATGTTTGTTTCCAGCATTATATGAAGCTGAAGTATGTGTTGGCTGTTGatgacaaagaaataaaatcttcGAAGCCTATCCATTGTGCTGAagaataatggagaagagagggCTGAATCCGGCTTCTTTGTTCTTGCCTCCCACAGGGATTGGTAAGTAGGGAAGCCATTACCATCACAGATGGATTAGAATTAATTTTCCATCCGTTAAACCTAAATTCTTACAGATATTGGTGGAGGCTGCTGGGATTGCAAAAAGGAGTCCAGCtgcatcatttttaatttttttagaaccTGTGTAGAAGtgcattgaaattattttttccagGTCGAACTGGTTTGATTCCTCCTTCACATTTTGAAGCGCGTAGAACGCTATCCACTGCTCCCCCTTCAGTGACCAATGCAACACCACCAGCTGATTCCCAGCCCTGGGCAGAGCTGAAAAAAGAGCTGGAAAATCTGAAACATGAAAATGAGGCGCTGAAGTTAAGGCAAGACCGAGAAGATGGGCTGCgagtcaggtaaaaaaaatgattcaaaaatactttaacattacatagtaagtcaggttgaaaaaaagacataagtcaatcaagtttacccctatagaaaaaaaacatatcccagatataaaaccctataacacatagttggtccagaggaaggcaaaaataaccctggtacaatttgctccaacaggaaaaaaagttcTTTCTGATCCCAGGAGGCATTCAGATTTTCCCCGGATCTACAGTCTCTGTTATCGTTATAATAAAGCCTAAatccccagttattttctgtgcttctagaaatcatccagctttttcttaaagcaatctatagtagtcactgaaactacttcctgagggagccgattccccattttcacagaccttacagacctttccttatctggagcttaaattgctccagacacaaagagtccctcttgttctttgtaatgaccttgaAAGTGAaaagttgggaagagagttctctatatggaccatttatatatttatacagggtgatcatatccccccttatacgtctcttctcaagggagaatagattcagttcagctaatctcatctcatagctgagctcctccattacttttattagtttagttgtccttctctgcactctctccaattccacaatgtcctttttatgaactggtgcccaaaactcaACTGCATATtccattccagatgtggtctgaccaatgctttgtacaggggcatgattatgtctccatctctgcagtattttcatattttagagtagctttagatattgcagcttggcattgcatgctgttattaagtctatattctaccagaacccccaatctttttctatttctgactcccccaaatgtattccccctagacaatatgaagcatgcatgttgtttatctatattaaatgtaatttgccacttggctgcccaatcaaacactacatccaggtctgtttgtagattatagacatggACTTAATTCccttacatagtttggtgtcatctgtaaacacagaaatggtacttttaatcccaaactttatataatttataaggaTGGTAAATTGTAAAGGTCCCTGGTATACACCACTGATAACCTCAGACcatcagagtatgaatcattaatcaataATCTCTGGATGCGTTCTTTAAGACCATTCTCTATCCATTTagagattggcttttctaaacccATTGACACTAAATTGCAACTTTGATCTTTCCTGAATCCATGCTGACCATCACTAATAATAATTGGTTCTtaatcaaactctctaagaccttttcaACTACGGTTGTTAAACTAACGgctctgtagttacctggtaatgactttgttgcctttttgaagataggaaccacattggccttatgccaatccatcggtaccacgccagtgactaaagagtctctaataattagaaacaatggctttgaaataacagagctcagctctttgaggacatgtggatatcattcatcaggtcctggtgctttgtcaaccttgtttttgcccaactgtttctcaatcatatcaattttaaaCCATTGTCGCTCATTTAAGGCAGAGAcaattgctattagcaatttgcaCTTCAGCTCTGagattttcctttgtgtacacagagctaaaaaatgtgtttaataaatccaccttttctttatccccaggtACCAATgcagagacatcctttaaagggcctacatgcttAGATTTGAtcttttgctgttaatatatgtAAAAGATTTTGGGGTGTTTTGGTGGtggaggcaagtttgaaaagatgtgttttcagtgctcttttaaatgaacagagagtcggggcagctctacaaaagtcttgaagccgtgcatgtgaggttatgagtgaggaagtcattagtaggttattggaggagcaaagagagcggcagggggagtattttctatcgggtcagaaaggtaagtgggacaagaactgtggagggatttgaaggcaaagcacaggagcttgaatttgattctcagttgaaatggaagccaatgaaaagaactgcaaagtgatgcagaagaggagcggagggaaggatggatgagtctggctgcagcattcataatagattgtagagtagagagtcaggttagtggaataccagagaggaagaggttacagaagtccagacgagagataaatGCGTGAACAAGAAGTTTGGTGGATTATAGAAATGTTGCatgggtgaaagtgacaggacctggaaatgttccatAGCTATTATAGGGTGAAATAACTTATTTATCTTATCTGTGTTATGCCATCATCTTCTTTAGCATCCCAAATGTAAGAAACAAGCATGGCTGCATAATGTAGATGGGGTAAACAACATAAATGTCAGTcacatgtctttaaaaaaaaaaaaaacacacaagccaATAGGAAAGATTCCTGCCCTTGCAGGGTTATAGTTTAAaggtaataaagtaaaacaaaactttctCTGATGTGTCTATTTTAGCACAAATATTTCCAACTATGCAGATTGCCAGTTCTGCAAAGttggtaaatccaaaatttttagTTGACACCAGAACCAAGATAAaggtgaaatcttccaatggggggCACATGTTTCTATGACAGATTTCCCTCTCATTGGGGAGATCTCTACTCACCGCCTGTTGTGTCTATAgaacaaaaaagtgaaagtgaatctCCCTAATAAATACAGATGACCTTGAAAAGAATCTGTTTTAACCCTTACCTACTCTAGGCTTTGGCTTTAGTTATATTTACGCCGGAACTGCAGCTATATACACTTTTATAAGACTATAAGATAAGCCATTCACCCTCTGGCAAGGTTTGTTTTGGTACTGAAGCTGCAAAACTGCCAGATACATTACAGAGATCATAGACAGCTGCTGTCCTTTGTTACCTTGTTTGCTGGCTGCTGTGAAAACTAAACATTCATATCCACAAGTGTTTGTTGCTTTTTATGGACAATGATCAGTAAGTGTATCACAGCATGTTAGATATTCACTGGAAAAGAGCAAAGACAGATGCATGCTGTGACTATTATTATGGTCTTGTTTATATCAGGTCCCTTGACCACCAGTCTCCTGATGTCCCACCCTCTGAATCCCGGGCCCTGGAAATTATTGCCCATCAGATGAAAGAGATCCGCAAGCTGGAACTGGCAGTAGCTGATGTGCAAGAAAAGGAGGAAACCTTAAGGAGGTTGATGCATGAAGTACAGATATTGAAGGTGGAGCGTGCAGAGGCTGAGCAGGCAGAGGAGAGGAGGAAGCAgcaagaagagaggagaagacaGTCAGAAGAAGATGCAGAAAGAAAGCGACAGGAAGAGGCAGGTGTTGTTGCTGTTATGGCATTCTACAATACAAATTAGATCATGTGATGAAGTAGAGGACAGATTTACTAATCCTTTATAGGACAATACAGAAGACTTGGATACATAGCTCCCAAAGGCAGGGAACTTAGAGAGTAAAATAACCATTCACAGACATTGCCATGCCTACATTTCGTTGGGCTAAACAATAATAACTGTATTCTACTGAAAAATTATCTGAAATAAGGGAACCAATTGTAATAAAAGACtctattcagtgttctccccagctcctttctaggtgggtgcaccacctagcacttttcagtaaccacctggctgttttcgGGTGATAaatgatgagttgggtcacaatacaggggctgccacccactttcttttctattcttttcacccggcttaaaaaaagaAGCCCAAAGCTGACCCTGGGGGTGGGTGCTGACTTTTTGGCTTTTGTTAAAAGGCAGAATCAGTCAGTCTGTACTCTGATCTTTACCAACAGCATGACATAGTGTTTTGGTAACCAACACTGAAGGGAACTGGCATGTTATTTAAATTAGTTTCAGCCCTTCTGTTAATCCTGATGAAATGGCTTCGTTTAGCTGAATTTGTATATGTGTCCAAAGTCAGAACTGACACTTTACTTACACCTTCTAGAGAGGAAACAGACTGATACAAATTAGTTTTGATCAGTTGTATCATATTAAATTTCCCTCTATAAAAAATATCTACTTGCTAATGACTTTCTGGTCCCTATGTATCTAAAGTACCCTCACATTAAGGTATCTGTATTTCtgaaatcattatatattttctggtcctttgaaagtttttgtttttaggtttcaaATGTACTAAAAATTACTACCTTGACCTGGCGAAACTTGACCTAATGGTACATTCGCTGGTTCAGGATTCACAGAATTTACTGTaatctttgtcttttttaatatttgtagttTCAGCTGTTGACAGAGCAACACAAAATGGAACTGGATTCCTTTAGAAGCAGAATGAGCAAACTGGAGGTGGAGCTACAGGAAGTACAGAAGCAAAATATACAGGAAGTCACATGCCTAAGAGAAGAGCTTGGATTAGCCAATGAAAAGAGAAACAATTTGGAAACTCAACTGAGgtgaaacataataaatataactaCTTTACCTTTTAgcccagcagtcgccaacctttcagacctcatggaccactaaattcataattttaaatcccgcggacattaatataaattgtattaaaacgataaatacatttgtaaaataatgatctcccTAATGGTGCCTGAAAAGGACtttggaggctctgattcattgatcagctcacggttaagtgaagtattactattgttactattatcattagttgcattatctttggtttGGTATtaatgaagaaatgaaaaatatttatttggtctTAGACGctaatgaaataaacccataatgagtgagaaaaagcaaacaagaaatgatagttatcaaagttaaactatttgatgccattaaatataacggttaaagaaaatacacagttacacatacttacctaaaaaagcatctgagaaataaacaaataaaataaaacaatcgaatgagaatcggtatttgcggagaatggtggaaacaatactgaagtgtatggCTCAGCTATGGTTGCCTCATAGggcttaagactacactgacctCATGCTGCGCcccccttgtttttccgtctctagcacagtttgtgaatttagtgcaatataaaggcgaaaattgtcattcagaacataagaatttattagaatattatttttaaaacataaaaaattgcaaataatgtccaaatttttctcaAGGTCCACGGACCACGACTGTTTTAGCTTGAcagtaaaaatcattttgtttttgatttattttttaactttgtttattGCAATGCTACTTTTATAAGAACCTTTGCTGAGAAAAACTGGCAGACTGCCATAGTTAATAATTCTGCTTGACCAATTGGTTTTAGAACTTTGAGCAGTTAAGAACAATTACCAAAAAGATCAGATTTTAGTACAACCCCAACTTTATGCATGCCTGTTCAAGGTCTTCAACTGTATTGGAGTAAGCTAGAAATAAAGAGGAGGATAAATAGGAATTGCAGTCTCCATACTTTTCACAGTACCGATCATGTAAGCTGGGAATCTAGCTTTATATTGTTTGTAGTCTGCTGTGAGTGGTTCAGTGCCTTCCTTATCCATAGTATCAACAGAAATCGAAGATCATCTGATTTGAGCCTGCTTAACTTGGTAGACACAAATGGGTATCAAACACACAATGGTTctttcttaaagttttttttctccctatttacaaattttaaaccCTCAGAGGATCCaagaaaggtaaatgttttagTAGTGCTTGCTGATTTTAGACATTATTCTGCATTATGTCTTATAGCTGGGTTTGATGCAGTTAGTGCTTAGCTAGAAATGAGTGTTAAAGTGACACTTATATGATTgacttgtctttttttctctgtagCCAATCTCGCATAGAACTGGAATCACAGAACTCTTTAGTGCAGCAGCTGAGGACCTACATAGGAGAGCTTGTACCCGATAATCACCAGACTGAGGAACATAAAAGAAAGATAGCAGAACTCAGGAGTACAATTAAGGTTTGACATTCTTGTAATATGTGATGTTTGCTTCGTGGAGAACTGGGTGGAATCAGTAGATTTTCATGTAGATACATTTTGATTGCATCACAGTTctatttatatttgattattaAAGGGTTTAATCCTACCATATTTTCTTCCGgttttcaatatattacatatattagaTTTGATAAAAATATTCACTCAAAAGATAGTCCAAGGATAAATAGGGCATTTCTGATCAATGGTTGCACAATAATATTGTTGAAAATTGATCAGGAATGACATTGTTTGTCCAACTTGGCACCGCAAACTCCACCCCGCTTTGACAGGCAATTTGCCTAATTTTAATTTTCACTACTAGGCTTACTATACACTATACACTTCCAGACATGAAATTCAGTGCAGCACAGCCTGGAATTTCTTGATCTTTTGATTATTGGTGGATGAGATCGGTACCTTGAGCTTTATTTAAACACTTCTAACCTGTGAAGGATCT is drawn from Pyxicephalus adspersus chromosome Z, UCB_Pads_2.0, whole genome shotgun sequence and contains these coding sequences:
- the TCF19 gene encoding transcription factor 19; the encoded protein is MVGSEASMSQIQPCFQLLRMGSDATTACNATSTTSQDLYTFLPDSPRCVYRLGARHDLCDVPLPGKNRVQAEIHAERELGGDWRVNLESCSGSGIYINEIHLQRGQRMELSDGDLLRFQERTSPSFSPTHSPDTFFLFQRVRVRPLDFSAITSPRARTAFPGFKPVLSTGSLGGDRGGSPHYTTGATVILNSIGSISKMKRERMHTGGLIGGTVELARPATPDLPLPSRTGIERRSSRRKAQHKVLCELEEDEEDDRQVEEGKRKRKRGRRKEEEKRAAQPMEFGRKPRGRPRKNPALPLVVSQTISSAEPCAWRSCCLPQEDTVSWVQCDRCDSWYHVVCIGRSLTSLQDTDFHCGCT